Proteins encoded by one window of Channa argus isolate prfri chromosome 13, Channa argus male v1.0, whole genome shotgun sequence:
- the flna gene encoding filamin-A isoform X4 codes for MSGSHPRLHQSAAPAPNALTTDKDAEMPATEKDLAEDAPWKKIQQNTFTRWCNEHLKCVNKRIGNLQTDLSDGLRLIGLLEVLSQKKMFRKYNQRPTFRQMQLENVSVALEFLDKENIKLVSIDSKAIVDGNLKLILGLIWTLILHYSISMPMWDEEEEASDASKQKTPKQRLLGWIQNKLPELPITNFNRDWQTGRALGALVDSCAPGLCPDWDQWDQTKPVDNAREAMQQADDWLGIPQVITPEEIVDPNVDEHSVMTYLSQFPKAKLKPGAPLRPKLNPKKARAYGPGIEPVGNVVMKKAEFTVETISAGMGEVLVYVEDPAGHREEAKVTANNDKNRTYSAFYIPKVTGMHKVTVLFAGQHISKSPFEVEIGMAQGDSSKATAQGPGLEPSGNIANKATYFDVYTAGAGVGEVEVVIMDPAGKKNTVTCNIEDKGNSSYRCTYKPTQEGQHTIFVTFAGGQISKSPFTVNVGEACNPNLCTAQGRGLQPKGLRVKETADFKVYTKGAGTGELKVSIKGPKGLDEPCKRKDLGDGVYGFDYYPTTPGTYTITITWGGQHIPRSPIEVKIGAEAGQQKVRAWGPGLEGGVVGKSADFVVEAVGDNVGTLGFSVEGPSQAKIECDDKGDGSCDVRYWPTEPGEYAVHVLCNNEDIQHSPFMAEIVNPPGKDFYPDKVKAYGPGLQSSGLAVGKPTEFTVDAKQGGKAPLKILAYDGEGTPVDVQMKDNGNGTYTCTYTPRKPVKHTVMVSWGGVNIPESPFRMNIGAGCHPNKVKVSGPGVAKTGLKAFEPTYFTVDCSEAGQGDISIGIKCAPGVVGPAEADIDFDIIRNDNDTFTVKYTPPGAGSYTIMVLFADQAIPMTPIRVKVDPSHDASKVKAEGPGLSRSGVELNKPTHFTVSTKGAGKANLDCNFSGPTKGEAVKDFEIINNHDNTHTVKYTPVQQGPLGLAVTYGGDHIPKSPFNVAVAPTLDLSKINVTGLGDKMTVGKDQEVTVKSKGAGGQGKVAAKVTGPSGKPVASKVEPGLSPETSQVKFIPREAGPYQVEMTYDGVPIPGSPFTPTAYPTTDPSKVRCSGPGLERAKVGETGEFIVDCTNAGPAELTIEIISDSGTEAEVHIQDNGDGTYTITYIPLYPGSYTLTIRYGGQDVPNFPARLNVEPAVDVSGVRVFGPGVEGKGVFREATTDFTVDARALTQTGGDHVKTLISNPSGSRTDALITDLRDGTYNVEYTPYEEGPHSVEVCYDGSPVPKSPFRVAVNEGCDPARVRVHGPGLKGGITNKPNKFTVETRGAGTGGLGLAMEGPSEAKMSCTDNKDGSCSVEYIPYEPGKYNLNITYGGQPITGSPFSVPVSDTVDSTKVKCQGPGLATNVRANIPQAFTVDASKAGVAPLQVRVQGPKGVVEPVEVVDNGDQTHTVNYVPTREGPYSINVLYADEEIPRSPYKVKVLPTHDASKVRASGPGLNTTGVPASLPVEFTIDAKDAGEGLLAVQITDPEGKPKKANIRDNHDGTYLVSYVPDMTGRYTILIKYGGDEIPYSPYRIRALPTGDASKCTVTGAGIGPTIQIGEQTVITVDAKAAGKGKVTCSVVTPEGAELDVDVVENEDGTFDIFYTAPQPGEYVICVRFGGEHIPNSPFQVTATDRPMGMNGLDVARLRPFDLVIPFTIQKGEITGEVRMPSGKVAKPDITDNKDGTVTVKYAPTEAGLHEMDIKYDGIHIPGSPLQFYVDYMNSGNVSAYGPGLIHGTVNKPAVFTVNTKDAGEGGLSLAIEGPSKADISCVDNQDGTCTVSYLPVLPGDYSILVKYNDKHIPGSPFSARITGDDSMRMSHLKVGSAAEIPLDIGELDLSQLTASLTTPSGREEPCRLKMLRNGHVGISFVPKEIGEHLVNIKKNGRHIPSSPIPVMISQSEIGDASRVRVSGQGLSEARTFEPAEFIIDTREAGYGGLSLSIEGPSKVDINTEDQEDGTCKVTYCPTEPGNYIINIKFADQHVPGSAFTVKVTGEGRMKESITRKRRAASVANVGSQCDLSLKIPEISIADMTAQVTSPSGQVHKADIMEGENNTYCIRFVPTETGVHTVCVKYNGMHVPGSPFQFTVGPLGEGGAHKVRAGGPGLERAEAGVPAEFSIWTREAGAGGLSIAVEGPSKAEIAFEDRKDGSSGVSYIVQEPGDYEVSIRFNDEHIPDSPFIVPVASPSDDARRLTVASLQESGLKVNQPASFAVSLNGAKGVIDAKVHSPSGALEECCVTEIDQDKYAVRFIPRENGLYLIDVKFNGSHIPGSPFKIRVGETGQAGDPGMVSAYGPGLEGGTTGTSCEFVVNTSNAGPGALAVTIDGPSKVKMDCVECAEGYRVTYTPMAPGNYLISIKYGGPYHIVGSPFKAKITGSKLVSSHSMHETSSVMVDPVTRAISCTQQGAPAQSDATKVVAKGLGLSKGFIGQKNSFSVDCSKAGRNMLLVGVDGPKVPCEEILVKHLGNRLYNVSYQLKEKGEYILVVKWGDEHIPGSPFHITV; via the exons ATGAGTGGTTCCCACCCCCGGCTCCACCAGAGCGCCGCGCCCGCTCCCAACGCTCTCACCACCGACAAGGACGCAGAAATGCCCGCCACGGAGAAAGACCTGGCCGAGGATGCGCCGTGGAAGAAAATCCAGCAGAACACCTTCACCCGCTGGTGTAACGAGCACCTGAAATGCGTCAACAAGAGGATCGGCAACTTGCAGACGGACCTCAGCGACGGGCTGCGGCTCATCGGGCTCCTGGAGGTCCTGTCTCAGAAGAAGATGTTCAGAAAGTACAACCAGAGGCCCACCTTCCGCCAGATGCAGCTGGAGAACGTGTCGGTGGCTCTGGAGTTCCTGGACAAGGAGAACATCAAGCTGGTGTCTATAG ACTCTAAAGCCATTGTTGATGGGAACCTGAAGCTGATCCTGGGTCTGATATGGACCTTGATTCTGCACTACTCCATCTCCATGCCCATGtgggatgaggaggaggaggcatcAGATGCCAGCAAGCAGAAGACACCTAAGCAGAGGCTGCTGGGGTGGATCCAGAATAAACTGCCTGAGCTTCCCATTACCAACTTCAACCGAGACTGGCAGACCGGCCGGGCACTGGGTGCCCTGGTTGACAGCTGTGCTCCAG GACTGTGTCCTGACTGGGACCAGTGGGATCAGACCAAACCAGTGGACAACGCCCGCGAGGCCATGCAGCAGGCAGACGACTGGCTGGGAATCCCACag GTCATAACCCCTGAAGAAATCGTTGACCCCAATGTGGACGAGCATTCCGTCATGACCTACCTGTCCCAGTTCCCCAAGGCCAAACTGAAGCCTGGGGCACCTCTCCGACCCAAACTCAACCCCAAAAAGGCTCGTGCCTATGGACCAG GAATCGAGCCTGTTGGCAATGTTGTGATGAAGAAAGCAGAGTTCACCGTCGAGACCATCAGCGCTGGCATGGGAGAGGTGCTGGTTTATGTGGAGGACCCTGCTGGACACAGAGAGGAG GCTAAAGTGACAGCCAACAATGACAAGAACCGCACCTACTCCGCGTTCTACATCCCTAAAGTCACAGGAATGCACAAG GTGACTGTGTTGTTCGCAGGGCAGCACATCTCTAAGAGCCCCTTCGAGGTGGAGATCGGCATGGCTCAGGGAGACTCCAGCAAAGCCACAGCCCAGGGACCAGGTCTCGAGCCCTCAGGAAACATCGCGAACAAGGCCACCTACTTTGACGTCTACACAGCTG GTGCCGGTGTTGGTGAGGTGGAGGTGGTCATCATGGATCCTGCCGGCAAGAAGAACACAGTGACTTGTAACATCGAGGACAAGGGCAACAGTAGCTACCGCTGCACCTACAAACCCACCCAGGAGGGCCAGCACACCATCTTTGTTACCTTTGCTGGTGGTCAGATCAGCAAGAGTCCCTTCACAGTCAACGTGGGAGAAG CATGTAACCCCAACCTCTGCACAGCTCAGGGCCGCGGTCTGCAGCCAAAGGGCCTGAGGGTGAAGGAGACTGCAGACTTTAAGGTTTACACCAAAGGAGCTGGCACTGGAGAGCTTAAAGTTTCCATCAAGGGCCCCA AGGGTCTTGACGAGCCTTGTAAAAGGAAAGATCTTGGAGATGGCGTGTACGGGTTTGACTATTACCCCACCACACCTGGAACAtacaccatcaccatcacctgGGGAGGACAGCATATCCCCCGCAG TCCCATTGAGGTCAAGATTGGTGCTGAGGCCGGCCAGCAGAAGGTGAGGGCCTGGGGTCCAGGGCTGGAGGGAGGCGTTGTTGGCAAATCTGCTGACTTTGTGGTAGAGGCTGTTGGAGACAATGTTGGTACACTGG GTTTCTCTGTGGAAGGTCCATCTCAAGCGAAGATCGAATGTGACGATAAAGGCGATGGATCCTGCGATGTGCGTTACTGGCCCACGGAGCCTGGGGAGTATGCCGTGCACGTGCTCTGCAACAACGAGGACATCCAGCACTCTCCTTTCATGGCAGAGATCGTCAACCCACCGGGCAAAGACTTCTACCCTGACAAG gtTAAGGCGTATGGCCCAGGCCTTCAGAGCAGTGGTTTGGCTGTTGGAAAACCCACTGAATTCACAGTCGATGCCAAGCAAGGAGGAAAAGCACCTCTGAAGATTTTGGCTTAT GATGGCGAGGGCACTCCAGTCGACGTCCAGATGAAGGATAATGGCAACGGCACGTACACCTGTACTTACACCCCACGTAAACCTGTGAAGCACACTGTCATGGTCTCCTGGGGAGGAGTCAACATCCCAGAGAGCCCATTCAGA ATGAATATCGGAGCCGGCTGTCATCCAAACAAGGTGAAGGTATCAGGACCTGGGGTGGCTAAGACTGGCCTTAAGGCCTTTGAGCCAACATACTTCACTGTTGACTGCTCAGAAGCTGGCCAAG GTGACATCAGCATCGGAATCAAGTGCGCCCCCGGAGTGGTCGGACCGGCTGAGGCAGACATCGACTTTGACATTATTAGAAATGACAACGACACGTTCACTGTCAAATACACACCTCCTGGGGCTGGCAGCTACACCATCATGGTCCTGTTTGCTGACCAG GCTATTCCAATGACGCCCATCAGGGTCAAAGTGGATCCTTCTCATGATGCCAGCAAAGTCAAGGCAGAGGGACCGGGACTCAGCCGCAGTG gtgtTGAATTAAACAAACCCACTCATTTCACTGTGAGCACTAAAGGAGCAGGAAAGGCGAACCTGGACTGCAACTTCAGCGGCCCAACCAAAGGAGAAGCTGTCAAGGACTTTGAAATCATCAACAACCAcgataacacacacactgtgaagtACACACCTGTGCAGCAG GGTCCTCTGGGACTTGCTGTGACCTACGGTGGAGATCACATTCCCAAGAGCCCCTTCAACGTTGCTGTGGCCCCCACACTGGATCTGAGCAAGATCAATGTCACAGGCCTGGGAGACA AAATGACTGTAGGTAAAGATCAGGAGGTGACTGTCAAATCTAAGGGTGCTGGCGGTCAGGGCAAGGTCGCTGCCAAGGTGACTGGGCCATCAGGGAAGCCAGTGGCCAGCAAG GTTGAGCCAGGTCTGAGCCCAGAGACCAGCCAGGTGAAGTTCATCCCACGGGAAGCTGGCCCGTACCAGGTTGAAATGACCTATGATGGTGTTCCCATCCCCGGGTCACCATTCACCCCCACAGCTTACCCTACCACAGACCCCTCCAAG GTTCGCTGCTCTGGCCCAGGCTTGGAGCGCGCTAAGGTCGGGGAAACAGGGGAATTCATCGTGGACTGTACCAATGCCGGGCCGGCCGAGCTGACCATCGAGATCATCTCGGACAGCGGCACGGAGGCCGAGGTTCACATCCAGGACAATGGAGATGGGACTTACACCATCACCTACATCCCTCTCTACCCTGGTTCATACACTCTCACTATCCGCTACGGTGGCCAGGATGTGCCCAACTTCCCCGCTCGGCTCAACGTGGAGCCTGCGGTCGACGTTAGTGGAGTCCGTGTGTTTGGACCAGGAGTGGAAGGCAAAG GTGTTTTCCGTGAGGCGACCACAGACTTCACTGTGGATGCACGTGCTCTCACACAGACCGGAGGGGACCACGTCAAAACCCTCATCAGCAACCCATCTGGCAGCCGGACGGACGCGCTCATCACTGACCTTAGAGATGGAACCTACAATGTTGAGTACACTCCATATGAGGAGG GCCCGCACAGCGTGGAGGTTTGCTACGATGGCTCTCCAGTGCCCAAGAGCCCGTTCCGAGTTGCTGTTAATGAAGGCTGTGATCCAGCTCGTGTTCGTGTGCACGGCCCTGGCCTGAAAGGTGGCATCACCAATAAGCCCAACAAGTTTACAGTGGAAACCCG AGGAGCTGGTACTGGTGGCCTTGGTCTGGCAATGGAGGGTCCATCAGAGGCTAAAATGTCCTGCACTGATAATAAAGACGGTAGTTGCAGTGTGGAGTATATCCCATACGAGCCTGGCAAATACAACCTGAACATCACCTACGGAGGACAGCCCATCACAG GTAGCCCATTCTCAGTGCCAGTCAGCGACACAGTGGACAGTACCAAGGTAAAATGTCAGGGTCCAGGCCTGGCCACCAATGTCAGAGCCAACATCCCTCAGGCGTTTACAGTGGATGCCTCCAAAGCTGGAGTGGCCCCGCTGCAGGTCCGCGTGCAAGGACCCAAAG GTGTGGTTGAACCTGTGGAAGTGGTGGACAACGGAGACCAGACTCACACGGTCAACTACGTTCCCACCAGAGAGGGACCGTATTCCATTAATGTGTTATATGCTGATGAGGAGATCCCCCGCAG ccCCTACAAGGTGAAGGTGCTTCCCACCCACGATGCCAGTAAGGTTCGTGCCAGCGGACCTGGCCTCAACACCACTGGGGTGCCCGCCTCTCTGCCCGTCGAGTTCACCATTGATGCCAAAGACGCAGGCGAGGGGCTGCTGGCAGTGCAGATAACG GACCCAGAGGGGAAACCGAAGAAGGCCAACATCCGCGACAACCATGACGGCACCTACCTGGTGTCCTATGTGCCCGACATGACAGGCAGATATACCATCCTTATTAAATACGGAGGGGATGAGATCCCATACTCCCCCTACCGTATCAGGGCCCTTCCCACTGGAGATGCCAGCAAGTGCACTGTCACAG GCGCCGGCATTGGGCCAACTATCCAGATTGGTGAGCAGACGGTCATCACAGTGGATGCCAAGGCTGCCGGGAAAGGCAAGGTGACGTGCAGCGTGGTCACGCCCGAGGGGGCAGAGCTCGACGTGGACGTTGTTGAGAATGAGGACGGCACATTCGACATCTTCTACACAGCGCCGCAGCCTGGCGAGTATGTCATCTGCGTCCGTTTCGGCGGGGAGCACATCCCTAACAGTCCCTTCCAAGTCACG GCAACAGACAGACCAATGGGAATGAACGGTTTGGATGTGGCACGACTAAGACCGTTTGACCTGGTCATCCCATTCACCATCCAGAAGGGAGAGATCACAG GTGAGGTCCGAATGCCATCGGGCAAGGTGGCCAAGCCTGACATCACAGACAACAAGGACGGCACTGTCACTGTCAAGTATGCACCCACTGAGGCTGGTCTGCACGAGATGGACATCAAATATGATGGCATCCACATTCCTG GAAGCCCCTTACAGTTCTATGTTGACTACATGAACAGTGGAAACGTCAGTGCCTATGGCCCTGGCCTCATCCACGGGACCGTGAACAAGCCTGCGGTCTTCACTGTTAACACTAAAGATGCTGGAGAGG GTGGTCTCTCTCTGGCCATCGAGGGACCATCCAAGGCGGACATCAGCTGTGTGGACAACCAGGACGGGACTTGCACTGTGTCCTACCTGCCTGTGCTACCAGGAGACTACAGCATCCTGGTCAAGTACAATGACAAGCACATCCCTGGAAGCCCGTTCTCTGCTAGGATTACTG GTGACGACTCCATGAGGATGTCCCATTTGAAGGTAGGGTCTGCCGCAGAAATACCACTGGACATCGGTGAGCTTGACCTCAGTCAGCTGACTGCCTCCCTCACCACACCCTCGGGCCGCGAGGAGCCGTGCCGGCTGAAGATGCTGCGTAACGGACACGTTG GCATCTCATTTGTTCCCAAGGAGATCGGAGAGCACCTGGTGAACATCAAGAAGAACGGTCGCCATATTCCCAGCAGTCCTATTCCTGTTAtgatcagccaatcagagatcGGTGACGCCAGCCGTGTGCGTGTGAGTGGCCAGGGTCTGAGCGAGGCCAGGACCTTTGAGCCTGCAGAGTTCATCATCGACACCCGTGAAGCAG GCTACGGTGGCCTGAGTCTGTCCATTGAGGGACCCAGTAAAGTGGACATCAACACTGAGGACCAGGAGGACGGCACTTGTAAGGTCACCTACTGCCCCACTGAACCGGGCAATTACATCATCAACATCAAGTTCGCTGACCAGCATGTGCCAG ggaGCGCGTTCACAGTGAAGGTGACAGGCGAGGGTAGAATGAAGGAGAGCATCACCAGGAAGAGGAGAGCAGCATCTGTCGCTAATGTCGGCAGCCAGTGTGACCTCAGCCTCAAGATCCCAG AGATCAGCATTGCAGACATGACTGCTCAGGTGACCAGCCCATCTGGCCAGGTTCACAAAGCCGATATCATGGAGGGAGAGAACAACACCTACTGCATTCGTTTCGTCCCCACCGAGACGGGTGTGCACACAGTGTGCGTGAAATACAACGGCATGCACGTGCCTGGCAGCCCGTTCCAGTTTACTGTCGGCCCCCTGGGAGAGGGCGGCGCTCATAAGGTTCGTGCTGGAGGGCCTGGCCTGGAGAGAGCAGAAGCTGGAGTTCCAG CGGAGTTCAGCATCTGGACGAGGGAGGCTGGAGCTGGAGGTCTTAGTATTGCCGTGGAGGGGCCGAGCAAGGCTGAAATTGCTTTCGAGGACCGCAAGGACGGCTCCAGTGGAGTGTCCTACATCGTGCAGGAGCCTG GAGACTACGAGGTGTCCATTCGTTTCAACGACGAGCACATCCCCGACAGCCCCTTCATTGTGCCTGTGGCCTCGCCGTCGGACGACGCCCGTCGCCTCACTGTTGCCAGTCTTCAG GAGTCGGGTTTGAAGGTGAACCAGCCTGCATCGTTTGCCGTCAGCCTTAATGGGGCGAAGGGTGTGATCGATGCAAAGGTCCACAGCCCATCTGGTGCTCTGGAGGAATGTTGCGTCACTGAGATTGACCAAG ATAAGTATGCAGTTCGGTTCATCCCCAGAGAGAATGGTCTTTATCTAATTGACGTGAAGTTCAATGGAAGCCACATCCCCGGTAGTCCGTTTAAAATCAGAGTGGGGGAGACGGGCCAGGCTGGAGATCCTGGGATGGTGTCTGCCTACGGACCAGGACTGGAAGGAGGCACCACAG GAACTTCTTGTGAATTTGTGGTGAACACGAGCAACGCAGGCCCTGGTGCTTTAGCTGTGACCATCGACGGACCCTCCAAAGTGAAGATGGACTGTGTGGAGTGTGCCGAGGGCTACAGGGTCACGTACACCCCAATGGCCCCTGGCAACTATCTCATCTCCATCAAATATGGCGGACCTTACCACATTGTTGGAAGCCCCTTCAAGGCCAAGATCACTG GTTCTAAGCTCGTGTCCAGCCACAGTATGCACGAAACCTCTTCTGTCATGGTTGACCCTGTGACCCGTGCCATCAGCTGTACTCAGCAGGGTGCTCCCGCTCAATCTGATGCCACCAAGGTGGTGGCCAAGGGCCTGGGCCTGTCCAAGGGTTTCATCGGTCAGAAGAACAGCTTCAGTGTAGACTGCAGCAAAGCAG GTCGCAACATGCTCCTGGTTGGTGTGGATGGTCCCAAGGTCCCCTGTGAGGAGATCCTGGTGAAACATTTGGGCAACCGTCTGTACAACGTCAGCTACCAGCTCAAAGAGAAGGGGGAGTACATTCTGGTGGTGAAGTGGGGAGATGAGCACATCCCCGGCAGCCCCTTCCACATCACTGTCTaa